One part of the Arabidopsis thaliana chromosome 1 sequence genome encodes these proteins:
- a CDS encoding ankyrin repeat family protein (ankyrin repeat family protein; CONTAINS InterPro DOMAIN/s: Ankyrin repeat-containing domain (InterPro:IPR020683), Ankyrin repeat (InterPro:IPR002110); BEST Arabidopsis thaliana protein match is: Ankyrin repeat family protein (TAIR:AT4G03500.1); Has 38664 Blast hits to 17395 proteins in 690 species: Archae - 39; Bacteria - 2692; Metazoa - 19825; Fungi - 3120; Plants - 3302; Viruses - 203; Other Eukaryotes - 9483 (source: NCBI BLink).), which yields MKCDSKSETVSSSSTSGSLSDPDQWTIFKDKDESEIMNPAILCAVRAGDKVSLLKRINDDVKVTQRLVDNQGNSILHIAAALGHVHIVEFIISTFPNLLQNVNLMGETTLHVAARAGSLNIVEILVRFITESSSYDAFIAAKSKNGDTALHAALKGKHVEVAFCLVSVKHDVSFDKNNDEASPLYMAVEAGYHELVLKMLESSSSPSILASMFSGKSVIHAAMKANRRDILGIVLRQDPGLIELRNEEGRTCLSYGASMGCYEGIRYILAEFDKAASSLCYVADDDGFTPIHMAAKEGHVRIIKEFLKHCPDSRELLNNQCQNIFHVAAIAGKSKVVKYLLKLDEGKRMMNEQDINGNTPLHLATKHRYPIVVNMLTWNDGINLRALNNEGFTALDIAETMKDNNAYVLYKRLIWMALVSAGAPHGPNLIPLTVSQSSKQSPERYKDSVNTLMVTATLVATVTFAAGLTLPGGYMSSAPHLGMAALVNKLNFKVFLLLNNIAMCTSVVTVMALIWAQLGDALLTKKAFRLALPLLLTAVVSMMMASVAGLTLVVSDLPWLSHLVLAIDSAFLVFLMLLIIPYAFSSTRHGFLRHIFYFPYFLMLLVVSEGSNNMDG from the exons ATGAAGTGTGACAGTAAATCTGAAACAGTAAGCTCCTCGTCCACATCTGGCTCCCTTTCAGATCCAGATCAGTGGACTATTTTCAAAGACAAGGATGAATCTGAGATTATGAATCCAGCGATTTTGTGTGCTGTAAGAGCAGGTGACAAAGTCTCCCTCCTGAAAAGGATAAACGATGACGTAAAGGTCACTCAACGACTCGTAGACAATCAAGGGAATTCAATACTTCATATTGCTGCTGCTTTGGGTCATGTCCATATAGTGGAGTTTATAATCTCTACATTCCCAAATCTTCTACAAAATGTGAATCTGATGGGTGAGACAACTCTTCATGTTGCAGCCAGAGCAGGCAGTCTCAATATTGTTGAGATTCTTGTTCGATTCATTACAGAGTCTTCTTCCTATGATGCGTTTATTGCCGCTAAAAGCAAGAACGGAGATACTGCACTACATGCCGCGTTGAAAGGAAAACATGTAGAGGTGGCTTTCTGCCTAGTAAGTGTGAAGCATGATGTATCATTTGATAAGAACAATGATGAAGCATCTCCATTATACATGGCTGTAGAAGCTGGATATCACGAGCTCGTGCTTAAAATGCTtgaatcttcatcttccccATCTATACTAGCTTCGATGTTCAGTGGAAAATCTGTTATACATGCAGCAATGAAGGCCAATAGAAGAG ATATCCTAGGTATTGTTCTTAGACAAGATCCAGGACTTATTGAATTACGCAACGAAGAAGGAAGGACATGTCTTTCCTATGGAGCATCAATGGGATGTTATGAGGGAATTCGCTATATACTAGCAGAGTTTGACAAAGCAGCTTCAAGCCTTTGTTATGTCGCTGATGATGATGGCTTCACTCCTATTCATATGGCGGCAAAGGAAGGACATGTCAGAATCATTAAGGAGTTTCTTAAACACTGTCCTGACTCAAGAGAGCTACTTAACAATCAATGTCAGAATATCTTTCACGTTGCTGCCATAGCTGGTAAGTCGAAAGTTGTCAAGTATCTTTTAAAACTTGATGAAGGGAAAAGAATGATGAATGAACAAGATATCAATGGGAATACACCGTTACACCTAGCCACTAAACACAGATACCCGATAGTTGTGAATATGCTTACATGGAACGATGGGATTAACCTCAGAGCACTCAACAATGAAGGCTTTACAGCTTTAGATATTGCTGAGACGATGAAGGACAATAACGCTTACGTACTTTACAAG AGATTGATTTGGATGGCTTTGGTATCTGCTGGAGCACCACATGGCCCAAACCTGATTCCCTTGACTGTGTCACAGAGTAGCAAACAAAGTCCAGAAAGATACAAGGATAGTGTCAATACTCTTATGGTGACTGCAACACTCGTAGCAACCGTGACCTTCGCTGCAGGTTTGACATTACCCGGTGGTTACATGAGTTCTGCTCCACATTTAGGCATGGCTGCATTGGTCAATAAGTTGAATTTTAAGGTATTTCTGTTGTTGAACAACATTGCAATGTGCACTTCTGTGGTAACTGTAATGGCTCTAATATGGGCACAACTGGGTGATGCACTTCTGACAAAGAAAGCTTTTCGACTAGCTTTACCACTTCTGTTAACAGCTGTTGTATCAATGATGATGGCATCTGTGGCTGGACTTACTCTTGTGGTGAGCGATCTCCCATGGCTTTCCCATCTTGTATTAGCCATAGATTCAGCCTTCTTGGTATTCCTGATGCTACTTATCATTCCTTACGCTTTCTCGTCTACAAGACATGGCTTTCTCAGACATATCTTCTACTTTCCTTATTTCTTGATGCTTTTGGTTGTTAGCGAAGGCAGCAACAACATGGATGGTTAA
- a CDS encoding Ankyrin-repeat containing protein (Ankyrin-repeat containing protein; BEST Arabidopsis thaliana protein match is: ankyrin repeat family protein (TAIR:AT1G03670.1); Has 105 Blast hits to 104 proteins in 3 species: Archae - 0; Bacteria - 0; Metazoa - 0; Fungi - 0; Plants - 105; Viruses - 0; Other Eukaryotes - 0 (source: NCBI BLink).), translating to MGFTFTKIYTSSAPDLGITGLVKKAVFIVFLVCNSIPVLLSVIATMNLIWPQHLGDIPLIQQAMKRAMVLIMFAFWSMVVAFAFGVCLVLMLLPWHSFHVFSSKAHK from the coding sequence ATGGGTTTCACATTTACAAAGATCTACACCAGTTCTGCTCCAGATTTAGGCATCACAGGTTTGGTCAAGAAAGCAGTGTTCATAGTTTTTCTGGTTTGCAATAGCATTCCAGTGCTCTTGTCTGTCATAGCTACAATGAATCTTATTTGGCCACAACATCTGGGTGATATTCCTCTGATACAGCAAGCTATGAAACGAGCCATGGTACTTATCATGTTTGCTTTTTGGTCTATGGTTGTTGCATTTGCATTTGGAGTTTGTCTTGTATTGATGCTCCTTCCATGGCATTCCTTCCATGTCTTTAGCTCCAAAGCACATAAGTGA
- a CDS encoding Acyl-CoA N-acyltransferases (NAT) superfamily protein (Acyl-CoA N-acyltransferases (NAT) superfamily protein; FUNCTIONS IN: N-acetyltransferase activity; INVOLVED IN: metabolic process; LOCATED IN: cellular_component unknown; CONTAINS InterPro DOMAIN/s: GCN5-related N-acetyltransferase, C-terminal (InterPro:IPR022610), GCN5-related N-acetyltransferase (InterPro:IPR000182), Acyl-CoA N-acyltransferase (InterPro:IPR016181); Has 3295 Blast hits to 3295 proteins in 1287 species: Archae - 200; Bacteria - 2223; Metazoa - 217; Fungi - 220; Plants - 88; Viruses - 0; Other Eukaryotes - 347 (source: NCBI BLink).), whose product MDKGVVVELIRGSTSWAKVVEDIVKLEKKTFPKHESLAQTFDAELRKKNAGLLYVDAEGDTVGYAMYSWPSSLSASITKLAVKENCRRQGHGEALLRAAIDKCRSRKVQRVSLHVDPTRTSAVNLYKKLGFQVDCLVKSYYSADRDAYRMYLDFDDSI is encoded by the exons ATGGACAAAGGAGTTGTGGTAGAGCTGATTAGAGGGTCGACCAGTTGGGCCAAAGTTGTGGAAGATATCGTGAAGCTGGAGAAGAAAACGTTCCCTAAACACGAATCTCTCGCTCAAACTTTCGATGCAGAGCTGCGTAAGAAAAACGCCGGTTTGCTATACGTGGATGCTGAAGGAGACACAGTAGGCTATGCCATGTATTCTTGGCCATCTTCGCTTTCCGCTTCAATCACCAAGCTCGCAG TGAAGGAGAATTGCAGAAGACAAGGTCATGGAGAAGCATTGTTGAGAGCGGCTATCGACAAGTGCAGAAGCAGAAAGGTGCAACGGGTTTCACTTCATGTCGACCCCACGAGAACTTCTGCGGTGAATCTGTACAAAAAGCTTGGGTTCCAAGTAGACTGTCTAGTGAAAAGCTACTACTCGGCTGATAGAGATGCTTACAGAATGTACCTAGATTTTGATGACTCTATTTAG
- the POR C gene encoding protochlorophyllide oxidoreductase C (protochlorophyllide oxidoreductase C (POR C); FUNCTIONS IN: oxidoreductase activity, NADPH dehydrogenase activity, protochlorophyllide reductase activity; INVOLVED IN: chlorophyll biosynthetic process; LOCATED IN: chloroplast thylakoid membrane, chloroplast, chloroplast envelope; EXPRESSED IN: 22 plant structures; EXPRESSED DURING: 13 growth stages; CONTAINS InterPro DOMAIN/s: NAD(P)-binding domain (InterPro:IPR016040), Light-dependent protochlorophyllide reductase (InterPro:IPR005979), Glucose/ribitol dehydrogenase (InterPro:IPR002347), Short-chain dehydrogenase/reductase SDR (InterPro:IPR002198); BEST Arabidopsis thaliana protein match is: protochlorophyllide oxidoreductase A (TAIR:AT5G54190.1); Has 21168 Blast hits to 21148 proteins in 2215 species: Archae - 200; Bacteria - 11840; Metazoa - 1905; Fungi - 1885; Plants - 1089; Viruses - 0; Other Eukaryotes - 4249 (source: NCBI BLink).): MALQAAYSLLPSTISIQKEGKFNASLKETTFTGSSFSNHLRAEKISTLLTIKEQRRQKPRFSTGIRAQTVTATPPANEASPEQKKTERKGTAVITGASSGLGLATAKALADTGKWHVIMACRNFLKAEKAARSVGMSKEDYTVMHLDLASLESVKQFVENFRRTEQPLDVLVCNAAVYQPTAKEPSFTAEGFEISVGTNHLGHFLLSRLLLDDLKKSDYPSKRMIIVGSITGNTNTLAGNVPPKANLGDLRGLASGLNGQNSSMIDGGEFDGAKAYKDSKVCNMLTMQELHRRYHEETGVTFASLYPGCIATTGLFREHIPLFRLLFPPFQKYITKGYVSEEEAGKRLAQVVSDPSLGKSGVYWSWNNNSSSFENQLSKEASDAEKAKKLWEVSEKLVGLA; the protein is encoded by the exons ATGGCTCTCCAAGCTGCctattctcttcttccttctacCATTTCAATCCAAAAAGAG GGCAAATTCAATGCTTCTCTAAAGGAGACGACTTTTACTGGTTCTTCATTTTCAAACCATCTTAGAGCTGAAAAGATATCCACCCTGTTGACCATCAAG GAACAGAGAAGACAGAAACCGCGATTTTCCACCGGTATTCGTGCACAGACAGTTACAGCCACGCCGCCGGCAAACGAAGCATCGCCGGAGCAAAAGAAGACTGAGAGAAAAGGCACTGCAGTGATCACTGGAGCTTCGTCTGGTTTAGGTTTAGCTACGGCCAAAGCTTTAGCAGACACAGGGAAATGGCATGTGATCATGGCTTGCAGGAACTTTCTCAAGGCCGAGAAGGCAGCGAGATCTGTTGGAATGTCCAAGGAAGATTACACAGTGATGCATCTTGATCTTGCTTCGCTTGAAAGCGTGAAGCAATTCGTTGAAAATTTCCGGAGAACAGAACAACCACTCGATGTTCTTGTCTGCAATGCCGCGGTTTACCAACCAACTGCTAAAGAGCCTTCTTTTACAGCTGAAGGCTTTGAGATAAGCGTTGGAACCAACCATCTCGgtcactttcttctctcaaGATTGCTTCTTGATGACCTGAAAAAATCTGATTATCCATCAAAACGTATGATCATCGTAGGATCTataacag GAAACACAAATACTTTGGCTGGGAATGTACCGCCAAAGGCAAACCTTGGAGACCTAAGAGGCTTAGCGTCAGGATTGAATGGGCAAAACAGTTCAATGATAGATGGAGGAGAGTTTGATGGAGCAAAGGCTTACAAAGACAGCAAAGTATGCAATATGCTGACAATGCAGGAGCTTCACAGACGTTACCACGAGGAAACAGGAGTCACGTTTGCTTCTCTTTACCCTGGTTGCATCGCTACAACAGGGTTGTTCAGAGAACACATACCGCTGTTTCGGCTTCTTTTTCCGCCTTTTCAAAAGTATATCACCAAAGGTTACGTATCTGAAGAGGAAGCTGGCAAAAGACTAGCACAG GTTGTGAGTGACCCTAGTCTTGGGAAGTCAGGAGTGTATTGGAGTTGGAACAATAACTCGTCTTCGTTTGAGAATCAGCTTTCTAAAGAAGCAAGTGATGCGGAGAAGGCAAAGAAACTGTGGGAGGTTAGCGAGAAGCTTGTTGGTTTGGCATGA
- a CDS encoding DTW domain-containing protein (DTW domain-containing protein; CONTAINS InterPro DOMAIN/s: DTW (InterPro:IPR005636); Has 580 Blast hits to 580 proteins in 298 species: Archae - 0; Bacteria - 527; Metazoa - 0; Fungi - 0; Plants - 28; Viruses - 0; Other Eukaryotes - 25 (source: NCBI BLink).), whose translation MRCIAGASVADFSPSLLFHRRNLVAVGQRLLMTSSILRSHTREFDVCDEGIISVEEWRKWGPVSPFPSAVKQIVDDLKVLECKLDSPIDFGGNGGKLQGPFGAYEDKKHRATYEALDDPEKKFRFFSARQVACRLLGSRGYLCQKCWLAMEDCMCSYVKPCGLWKRIRFWLYMHPRDFLRQNNTGKLLWQIFGVQSATLCVFGIAEDEEIMWNEFKRAGKSQVRCLYPNHNSEVTFSVKDAFGSSASENHVSSTTDEDKTLHFILLDGTWNNSAAMLKRLKDHAKSVWGDEDLPCISLATGASAMHKLRPQPSWDRTCTAAAAIGLLSELSLLPQLSSYELDKQADAVEEALVILLDSLTGRRLRMGRSITRKGRNTISMC comes from the exons ATGCGTTGTATCGCTGGAGCATCCGTAGCCGATTTCTCTCCGTCGCTACTGTTTCACCGCCGTAATCTCGTAGCTGTTGGCCAGAGATTGCTTATGACTTCCTCGATTTTGCGTTCTCATACGAGGGAATTCGACGTTTGCGATGAAGGAATCATCTCGGTAGAGGAGTGGCGGAAATGGGGTCCGGTGTCTCCATTTCCATCCGCGGTCAAACAGATTGTGGATGATTTGAAAGTTCTGGAGTGCAAATTGGATTCTCCGATAGATTTTGGTGGTAATGGTGGCAAGTTACAG GGACCGTTTGGTGCATACGAAGATAAGAAGCATAGGGCTACATATGAAGCATTAGATGACCCGGAGAaaaagtttcgttttttttctgcTCGACAGGTTGCTTGTCGGCTGCTTGGGAGCAGGGGTTATTTATGCCAGAAG TGTTGGCTTGCTATGGAGGATTGCATGTGTTCATATGTTAAGCCATGTGGTTTATGGAAACGGATACGTTTTTGGCTGTATATGCATCCTAGG GATTTTCTACGCCAGAACAACACAGGGAAGCTGTTGTGGCAGATATTTGGCGTCCAATCAGCTACACTCTGCGTCTTTGGAATAGCTGAAGACGAAGAGATCATGTGGAATGAATTCAAGCGTGCAG GAAAAAGCCAAGTCCGTTGCCTCTATCCCAACCACAACTCGGAAGTAACTTTCTCGGTTAAAGACGCTTTTGGTAGTTCGGCTTCAGAGAATCATGTATCATCCACG ACAGATGAGGATAAAACTCTGCATTTCATTTTGCTTGATGGCACGTGGAACAATTCTGCTGCAATGCTCAAGCGTTTAAAG GATCATGCAAAGTCAGTATGGGGAGACGAAGATCTTCCTTGTATATCTCTTGCAACCGGTGCATCCGCAATGCACAAACTCCG GCCACAACCATCATGGGACCGGACCTGCACGGCTGCAGCAGCAATTGGACTCCTATCTGAGCTTAGCCTTCTCCCACAGTTAAGCAGCTACGAGTTAGACAAACAAGCTGATGCAGTCGAGGAAGCTTTGGTCATACTACTGGACTCACTAACAGGTCGCCGCTTAAGAATGGGCAGGTCAATAACTCGTAAAGGCAGAAACACCATCAGCATGTGCTAA
- the THM1 gene encoding thioredoxin M-type 1 (thioredoxin M-type 1 (THM1); FUNCTIONS IN: enzyme activator activity; INVOLVED IN: response to oxidative stress, response to cold, positive regulation of catalytic activity; LOCATED IN: thylakoid, apoplast, stromule, chloroplast, chloroplast stroma; EXPRESSED IN: 24 plant structures; EXPRESSED DURING: 14 growth stages; CONTAINS InterPro DOMAIN/s: Thioredoxin fold (InterPro:IPR012335), Thioredoxin, core (InterPro:IPR015467), Thioredoxin domain (InterPro:IPR013766), Thioredoxin, conserved site (InterPro:IPR017937), Thioredoxin (InterPro:IPR005746), Thioredoxin-like subdomain (InterPro:IPR006662), Thioredoxin-like (InterPro:IPR017936), Thioredoxin-like fold (InterPro:IPR012336); BEST Arabidopsis thaliana protein match is: Thioredoxin superfamily protein (TAIR:AT4G03520.1); Has 21675 Blast hits to 20380 proteins in 3008 species: Archae - 297; Bacteria - 11532; Metazoa - 2886; Fungi - 1120; Plants - 1860; Viruses - 8; Other Eukaryotes - 3972 (source: NCBI BLink).) encodes MAAYTCTSRPPISIRSEMRIASSPTGSFSTRQMFSVLPESSGLRTRVSLSSLSKNSRVSRLRRGVICEAQDTATGIPVVNDSTWDSLVLKADEPVFVDFWAPWCGPCKMIDPIVNELAQKYAGQFKFYKLNTDESPATPGQYGVRSIPTIMIFVNGEKKDTIIGAVSKDTLATSINKFL; translated from the exons ATGGCTGCTTACACGTGTACTTCCCGTCCGCCGATTTCTATCCGGTCAGAGATGAGAATCGCTTCCTCGCCGACGGGTTCCTTCTCTACTCGACAGATGTTCTCTGTGTTGCCGGAATCGAGCGGATTGAGGACTCGCGTTTCTCTATCTTCACTCTCGAAGAATTCTAGGGTTTCCCGATTACGACGAGGCGTTATCTGTGAAGCTCAGGACACTGCTACAGGAA TTCCAGTGGTCAACGATTCAACATGGGACTCTCTAGTTCTCAAGGCTGATGAGCCTGTGTTTGTCGACTTTTGGGCACCATGGTGTGGACCCTGCAAAATGATTGATCCCATTGTCAACGAACTCGCGCAAAAGTACGCCGGCCAGTTCAAGTTCTACAAACTTAACACTGATGAGTCTCCTGCAACCCCTGGCCAGTATGGTGTTAGAAGCATCCCAACTATCATGATCTTTGTCAATGGTGAGAAGAAGGATACAATCATCGGTGCTGTCTCTAAAGACACTTTAGCAACCAGCATCAACAAATTCTTGTAA
- a CDS encoding ELMO/CED-12 family protein, whose product MKFRKRRQYFPACSSHRQVEEDEAWERREKGNKEPRWQRSSSSAHVIAHLAKYLFYEPVVTATGMVGTRSWIGGLFTRSNRRQDKAVDYTLSPLQEERLQRLQDRMVVPFDETRPDHQESLKALWNVAFPNVHLTGLVTEQWKEMGWQGPNPSTDFRGCGFIALENLLFSARTYPVCFRRLLLKQRGDRAKWEYPFAVAGINISFMLIQMLDLQNNPKPKCLPGMNFLKLLEEDERAFDVLYCIAFAMMDAQWLAMHASYMEFNEVLQATRNQLERELSLDDIHRIQDLPAYNLLFQ is encoded by the exons ATGAAGTTCAGGAAGCGTAGGCAATACTTTCCTGCTTGTTCGTCTCATCGCCAA GTAGAGGAGGATGAAGCGTGGGAAAGGCGAGAAAAAGGCAACAAAGAGCCGCGATGGCAGCGGTCAAGTAGTTCCGCTCACGTAATAGCTCATTTGgctaaatatttgtttta TGAACCAGTGGTTACAGCTACGGGTATGGTTGGAACAAGATCATGGATAGGAGGGCTCTTCACACGCTCCAATAGACGTCAAGACAAGGCAGTCGACTACACTTTGTCTCCTCTTCAG GAGGAAAGACTTCAAAGGCTGCAAGATCGTATGGTTGTACCTTTCGACGAGACACGTCCTGATCATCAG GAATCACTTAAAGCATTGTGGAACGTCGCGTTTCCGAATGTTCATCTCACGGGTTTAGTAACAGAACAATGGAAAGAAATGGGATGGCAAGGTCCCAATCCATCTACCGATTTCAG GGGTTGCGGATTTATCGCTCTAGaaaatttactattttctGCAAGAACTTATCCG GTTTGTTTCCGGAGGCTATTGTTAAAACAAAGAGGCGACCGGGCAAAGTGGGAGTACCCTTTTGCAGTGGCCGGAATCAACATCTCCTTCATGTTGATCCAAATGCTCGATTTACAAAATAATC CAAAGCCAAAATGTCTTCCAGGAATGAATTTCCTCAAACTCTTAGAAG AAGACGAGAGGGCATTCGATGTACTATACTGTATAGCTTTCGCGATGATGGATGCTCAATGGCTTGCAATGCACGCTTCTTACATGGAATTCAAT GAAGTATTACAAG
- the POR C gene encoding protochlorophyllide oxidoreductase C (protochlorophyllide oxidoreductase C (POR C); FUNCTIONS IN: oxidoreductase activity, NADPH dehydrogenase activity, protochlorophyllide reductase activity; INVOLVED IN: chlorophyll biosynthetic process; LOCATED IN: chloroplast thylakoid membrane, chloroplast; EXPRESSED IN: 22 plant structures; EXPRESSED DURING: 13 growth stages; CONTAINS InterPro DOMAIN/s: Light-dependent protochlorophyllide reductase (InterPro:IPR005979), NAD(P)-binding domain (InterPro:IPR016040), Glucose/ribitol dehydrogenase (InterPro:IPR002347), Short-chain dehydrogenase/reductase SDR (InterPro:IPR002198); BEST Arabidopsis thaliana protein match is: protochlorophyllide oxidoreductase A (TAIR:AT5G54190.1); Has 35333 Blast hits to 34131 proteins in 2444 species: Archae - 798; Bacteria - 22429; Metazoa - 974; Fungi - 991; Plants - 531; Viruses - 0; Other Eukaryotes - 9610 (source: NCBI BLink).) has product MALQAAYSLLPSTISIQKEGKFNASLKETTFTGSSFSNHLRAEKISTLLTIKRRQKPRFSTGIRAQTVTATPPANEASPEQKKTERKGTAVITGASSGLGLATAKALADTGKWHVIMACRNFLKAEKAARSVGMSKEDYTVMHLDLASLESVKQFVENFRRTEQPLDVLVCNAAVYQPTAKEPSFTAEGFEISVGTNHLGHFLLSRLLLDDLKKSDYPSKRMIIVGSITGNTNTLAGNVPPKANLGDLRGLASGLNGQNSSMIDGGEFDGAKAYKDSKVCNMLTMQELHRRYHEETGVTFASLYPGCIATTGLFREHIPLFRLLFPPFQKYITKGYVSEEEAGKRLAQVVSDPSLGKSGVYWSWNNNSSSFENQLSKEASDAEKAKKLWEVSEKLVGLA; this is encoded by the exons ATGGCTCTCCAAGCTGCctattctcttcttccttctacCATTTCAATCCAAAAAGAG GGCAAATTCAATGCTTCTCTAAAGGAGACGACTTTTACTGGTTCTTCATTTTCAAACCATCTTAGAGCTGAAAAGATATCCACCCTGTTGACCATCAAG AGAAGACAGAAACCGCGATTTTCCACCGGTATTCGTGCACAGACAGTTACAGCCACGCCGCCGGCAAACGAAGCATCGCCGGAGCAAAAGAAGACTGAGAGAAAAGGCACTGCAGTGATCACTGGAGCTTCGTCTGGTTTAGGTTTAGCTACGGCCAAAGCTTTAGCAGACACAGGGAAATGGCATGTGATCATGGCTTGCAGGAACTTTCTCAAGGCCGAGAAGGCAGCGAGATCTGTTGGAATGTCCAAGGAAGATTACACAGTGATGCATCTTGATCTTGCTTCGCTTGAAAGCGTGAAGCAATTCGTTGAAAATTTCCGGAGAACAGAACAACCACTCGATGTTCTTGTCTGCAATGCCGCGGTTTACCAACCAACTGCTAAAGAGCCTTCTTTTACAGCTGAAGGCTTTGAGATAAGCGTTGGAACCAACCATCTCGgtcactttcttctctcaaGATTGCTTCTTGATGACCTGAAAAAATCTGATTATCCATCAAAACGTATGATCATCGTAGGATCTataacag GAAACACAAATACTTTGGCTGGGAATGTACCGCCAAAGGCAAACCTTGGAGACCTAAGAGGCTTAGCGTCAGGATTGAATGGGCAAAACAGTTCAATGATAGATGGAGGAGAGTTTGATGGAGCAAAGGCTTACAAAGACAGCAAAGTATGCAATATGCTGACAATGCAGGAGCTTCACAGACGTTACCACGAGGAAACAGGAGTCACGTTTGCTTCTCTTTACCCTGGTTGCATCGCTACAACAGGGTTGTTCAGAGAACACATACCGCTGTTTCGGCTTCTTTTTCCGCCTTTTCAAAAGTATATCACCAAAGGTTACGTATCTGAAGAGGAAGCTGGCAAAAGACTAGCACAG GTTGTGAGTGACCCTAGTCTTGGGAAGTCAGGAGTGTATTGGAGTTGGAACAATAACTCGTCTTCGTTTGAGAATCAGCTTTCTAAAGAAGCAAGTGATGCGGAGAAGGCAAAGAAACTGTGGGAGGTTAGCGAGAAGCTTGTTGGTTTGGCATGA